The uncultured Desulfobulbus sp. genome window below encodes:
- a CDS encoding AF1514 family protein, whose product MQNIAITLEGTVLDFTLARLLGDALAGQNDKEYTLVSWNDSLQNIHSPQCLHCEIKGEPGWEVYGRNHGGRLRLSFNQDAIVLIYS is encoded by the coding sequence ATGCAAAATATAGCAATCACTCTTGAAGGAACAGTCCTTGATTTCACCCTGGCCCGGCTCCTGGGCGATGCCTTGGCTGGGCAGAATGATAAAGAGTACACTCTGGTCAGTTGGAATGACAGCCTGCAAAACATTCACTCTCCCCAGTGTCTTCACTGTGAGATCAAAGGTGAACCGGGGTGGGAAGTCTATGGTCGCAACCATGGGGGACGGCTCCGACTCTCCTTTAATCAGGATGCCATTGTCTTGATCTACTCCTGA